The Schistocerca nitens isolate TAMUIC-IGC-003100 chromosome 2, iqSchNite1.1, whole genome shotgun sequence nucleotide sequence ccttgagctgaaggaataatggaagagaccgaaagatataccccttcacgtctggcatggagaggcgccgttccgttgtcggtcttggagcgagaacacgtaacgagagcatgcgctctcgtacgtgtactcgaaagagcgaggaacaagtctctcctcagtacttcactgggaaagcacctctgtcgagagcgaatcaaagggctactctatattgagtccttgcgattaagcgttgttcactgtgttggctgacacacttattgtgcggtgtgaacggacagagttttaGTTAAaggcctgcgagcgaattttgagtggcatcgcggtggactggttatctgaccggtgtaccacgccaatagttagactaggggcgaataggaatccttgacttcatcaaggcatagggagagtttgattggcgaaggtcaatccagatagaacgagagttatcttatttgtcggcagcgagcggcgcaggcagcagtcatcgtaatttacggtattgtgcgctacagctattgcaagccccatatttcctccacaacagtacacttcactgcatttcacacgcgacagcctcgaacgtacctagcaacattctaaaggataattattcaagttgagtagacgcgcctctcagccattctgtcaaggcaacaagcatcttaaactttgtatagaaatttcattagcgaatcctatccttgaaaggtaacttcacattccgaaaagaaccaggatataacttgttcaattcataactaaaagtgtcattgtgatttctccgaatttttgcaaaaataaataataactttcgttagtttcatgtttttcttacactaactagcactactccagtacccatgtatcccactagttacgtaagaaactttgtgaatttttgtgtcgtttccttacagtggacgactctagaagatatttattgctgaaagtttttcaggtatttctctttagaacgttaggagcgtctgtctgacttctgtagtagcgtgggggtggaaactgcatcttgtAGAAGCCACAGAGTAAAGGGTACatatcagattaatccgttgcgcagaataacataaTAATAGATCAACCCCACACATCAGAACCTTAACAGCTCACACTGTGCCGTCCCAGGGAAGAGAGAAGAATCCTCCTCATCAGAAAGAAGGTGCTTGCCTGGCAGCCTGTCGTTGACTCAAATCgtaagatgttgcccgcagttggtaACGAAACGTCAGAAGCAGGTTTTATAGATCGGCGACGGCCACTCAGCCCGCAAGTTTTAACTAATGATTGACCTTTATTGTCAACATAAGCATTGAATACAACAAGGAATTGTCAAATAATAAACAACCGATTGTTTTATGGAGGTGGTTTCACGTTGGGTCCACTGGTACACATTGTTTTCAACCTGCCATCATTTTATGTGGAAACAAGCCCAGAAACATTTCCACGGCAAATAGGAATGTTTGGCAGCCAAGAGTGCGAGtttaatacttttattttatttcctcgtGGAAATTATTTATCAAACAACTTATCGCTCCCAGAAACATGAGCAACTTATACCTCGATGGGAGATTCACGGCTTCCATTAACATTTAGTCCTACCCCTTCAGAGAAGTCATGTACAATTTGCTGATCCGTATGACGCAAACTACCTTATTTATGAGTTTATCATGACAGGTTCATCTTCATTGTCGTCATAATCATCTTAATGAACTGCATTTTCAGTGAGCAGTACAGAACATGGCAAAGAAGTCGAAGTTCCCGGAGAACGTGCCTTACGGAGAACATTTACAGTAAGTAGCATCCACAGAGTCATTTTCTGACTCCGATGTCTCTGCATCCAAATCACTCGGAATTTCTTCTTCTAAAGGACAGACGTCTGGATCAAGAATGACGTCTCGAAACATCCAGGAACTCATAATGACTAAAACAAACTGTAGCCCTAGTAACAAGCAAACAATGAGCGTAAAATTTAATAAACTTACATCCAgttaaaatattaattataaacgaACCTACAGCTCCAGTGGCTTCCTGTCGAAAACACAAAAGCTGTAGAACAAATTTACGTTACAGTAGTCACGTCGGTGATCTCCTGAATATGATCACTGTGCACACCCCGTACGTCAAGTAAATAACGTAACAAAAATTTGCAGACACAAATCTCCTACAATCACTGGGCAAACACTCCACACCGGCTGTTACTTTGAACGCTGTAAGCGACTGCTGCACTACACTACATTAGTAGAAGTACCTTAGAGTATAGCTTGGAGTTTCTGCCTTGCAAAAATATAGCTGGTTTCACGCAAATGGTTTGAGACAGAAACCACTGGGGCTCAAAGGTTTAAACACTATGACGGATGGGAATGTAGGTTATTACTACTAGGGGCTTTCAacaagcaatgcaacacttttttctgacagcaggttagttatattcaggatttcaatacaccatatcatCATCCACTCctctggctacaaaaccccatttttcaacataatctccggtcaatgcgacggccttatgccatcttactgggagggcgttTATGCCTACATGGTACCACACTACTTGTCGAcggtcggagccaatgtcttgctgcataaataacctccccatcgtccacgtactgcttccagcggagtgcatcGTTCATAGGACAAAAAAGATATCACTCGAAAGGTGTGAGTTTcgcactgtagggtggatgagaaagaacagtccaatgaagttttgtgagcttctctctggTGCGCAAGCTTTTGTGAGGCCTCTCATTGTAATGGAGAAGAAGATGTTCGTTTGCATCAGTatatcatctcgaatgagagtgtccgaacGTTGTAACATCGAAGGAGTCACGGCTGCGTGCGACTGGCCAGCACatggaagatcggacaggtttgcgtcaTGGTGACAGACGCCACGCCCAGCAGCTCAACGAGGTTTTGTTGACTGGCAGGTCCCTATAGACtaatgcaagcgcctatgaatatctgcgatgctctggttttctgccaaaagaatctcaatgacagctctctgcctggaatacACCGTCGTTAcgcacaccattttgaaggctatgtctAGGGCCGGGAACCATCGGAACATCATGAAATTATAGGTGCTTAAGCAGGAATAgtctacgatgtcccacaacaaattccgtttttcttttttttcaaccgaagttggtcgagaaaaaaatgtgctgcactaCTCATTAAACGCCCTTGGCAGTTAAGCTAAAGTACATGGACTATGGAGAGAATTGAAGATATCTAAAAAAAGATAGTAAGAGATAAGAATGAATATAAATATGATGATATGTGCCTCTTCGTGACTGCTGAGGGTTATTAGCGTTGATACATACAGCGAGTACACGCACCACATTTAGTTACCTATATTCTGTTACCATACTACTTCTATGTGGTCCTGCGAGCATAGCTCATCCACTGAGGATCTCCCTTTCCAGTCCCATTGCTAGTGTTAACTAAGGGACATCATGCTATATTGTCAACTGGTAACAGTATTTTGCATATAGATTATTCTACAGCAACTGTTGTTTCATCTATGTCACCAATCTAATGTTAGTTCTTATGCAAACCTAAGTATCTGATTTATGACTTATGTGGGAAAAGCACTTCTTACCTATTGTTCATGTAACGTTGTAAGTTTGAATATCTGCGAGGCTGGGGACAACTAAGCACGAGTTCCACAAGCCAAACGTTGTCAATGATCACTTCACTTCCAGTACCAGACGTTCCCCTTTCACTCacattcactgcactgtcctacaCCCTCTTCTGCTAATGCTGCACCTTGGGAAGCCAGCAGCGACATTTTTCCTTATTTCCTACTGGCGATCAGCTGGAAATTTCATTGGTATTTTATTGGTGTCACTTCCAGAGGACATAGATAATCCTAAGAAAACCAAGTTTTTCACGACGGAGTAAAACATTCTCGCACTTCTTGCCGTGTCTGTTctgggtaaaacctcgagctttcgaagaTTACTTCCATTACCTTcgccaggagcaactgactgttgcCACTGACGAAGAAGACGGAGGTAATCGTTGAAAGCTCGACGTTTTGCCTTGAACTGACACAGAAAGAAGTCCCAGAGTATTTTGTACATAGAGTTTACTACTGTACGCACTGAAAGAAAGTTTGTGCTGTTGCAGGAGACGCTGTCGGAGCTGTGCGGCTGGAGGCGGCGCAAGCGGCGGCCGAGGCGCGCCTACAGCGCCGTGTCGCCCGGCCACAAGGCGCCGGCGCGGTCGCTGCCGCAGCAGTGCTACcaacaccacaaccaccaccagcagcaggcggcggcggcagcgcgacCCGCCGGCCGGCGAGCGGACGCTTGCGGCGAGCAGTTGGCACTCCTGCAACGCGCCACGCCACCCAGGGCCGCGAGCAATGACAGCCAAGCCACGCTCACCACATCGCTCAGCAGGATCAGCATCGGCGCAGACGAGCtgcccgccgcggccgccgccgccgaccgccgccTAGACGCCAACGGCTGCTGCCACCACAAGCTGGAGCTCATCAGCGAGCACTACTCCAACGAACGCACCAGCGACGGCAACGCGCCCGCGGCGGCCGAGGAGCGCTCCTCCGTCAGCAGCCTCGCCAAGAAGATCCGTGACGGCACGCGCACCATCTTCAAGCGCGATGTGGCCACCTCCACTGCCTCTGCTACCCCCGCCAACGCGTCCGAGCAGCGGCCATTGCCAGAGCCCGGTCGCCGTTCGCCCAAATTACGGCACGCAGACTCGCTCCATTTGAGCATCGACAGCGCCAAGAGCACCATCAGTAACTCCAGCTTGCAAGATATGGACGAGATGGAATTCGACAGCTCCGAGTTGGCCCACTATATGGGCGAGCTTAATGAACAGGGTCTGGCTCGGTAGGAGACGCCATACATCGGCTGTCCATTCTTGAAGACCGCTAGGAGGTCATCTTCAAAAGCAACGACAAAAACCACCTAAAACTGATGTATATTGTCTCGCTAGAACACTGTTTTCTCGCTATGAAAAAGTAATTTGGCGTAGTTAAACTACTTGACGCTTTAAAGACAATGCATGTCCCACAACATTGGAAAAAATACTTTGACACATAGAGTTAGCTCACAGAAGCGGAGCATCTGAGGTTACAAGGCGTCTGAAGACGCCAACGGTCTCATCAGCCAACCAGCGTGTACGAGAAATGACGTGGAAGTAATCGAAACATAGTCGTGGGTTGTTTGATCACGTTATTTTTCCATCTTCGCTTTTCCTCAGTACAGGTGTTATAACTGCACACCCTAAACCAATCTCGCAAACATGTTTGCATTTCTCGACCATCTGTGGTTTACAAGCTGTATGAAGGAATACTTCCAGTCATTATGCAGTCTCATGTAATCGTCCTCCTCTAAACTACACTGAAAAGAGAATAGCTAGACTGCTTGCGATTCTGGGGCTGCTGTTGACAGCAACTAAATAAACTGTGAGATTGTAAATCCCGGGAAATAAGGAGAGAAAACTCAAGTAGTTGCTCCAAATGCACCTTTGAAAATTTCCCAGAACAGATGAGAATGACGAAATGAGTGAGATAGACGTGGAAATTGTAGTGTTGCATAAGCGGGGTGCTTGGATAGTTACACCAGTGTCGTGCTAAGAAATCTGCAAAATTTATGGATTAATAAAACATAATATTGTTACACCTTAACGTGAAGACGATCGTGAGAATATACTTCGTTCGAGCAGGTCACCCACGCCAATGTCTTTTCTCACCTCGTAGTCTTCGATATGCGCAAAAATTTAGCTGAATTTTTCTCAGGTACATAGCTTGGGGATTCATTTTTAATAGAGATAGTACATTTCACTACGGAAGAATCCATTTTCTTGCTTTGACTGAGGTAAATCATGTATTTCTGTGTTTATGAATCAGCCTAATCCAGGAGGTGTCCTTATATAAACTGAACAAACATGCAACTGCGAAATCTATGCTGTTCATATTACAAGGGAAGGAGTACCTCTGTCGAAGATTACACTGACTGGTTACCACTTGATAGTATGATATCATAGGCTGACAATGGACAAGTTGTCTCCATCAGTATCAACTGAATGACCTATCTGCGTACTAGACTCGTACTCGGAAGTAAGGTTCAAATGCCCAAACTACCGTTTTGGGTTGGATTTCATTGGTTTCTCGAAATAACTTAAGGTGAACAAACGGATGATTCCTTCAGCAAGGCCACAATTGGTTATCTCAATCTTCATCCATACGAGTAATTGCTCCATCGATCTCGATTCCGACAAGACATTAAACGTTAATCTTATTTTCTTCGGTGAGGATCATGTTCACACACTGTGTAGTAGATTGTATGGCTgcattatacactgtccagtcacattaatgtgatcacctgtcaaaatctTGAATAAGCTCCTTTCGtagtgcgagacgtgcaggaagaaagtcaatgaggttctgaaaCGTACCAACAGGGATATGGAACCATGCAGGCTCTAGTACTGAGACTAGCTACACAAGGTTTATTGTTTAAGGATCCATAGTGAAGACAGCCCGATTGAGGTGGCTCCACAAATTCttaattgggtttaaatctggaaagtttggtggccagcggagtacgataaactcatcctggtgctcttaggaCCACAAATGTAACAGCGTGTGGTGTGACCCTTTGCAGTGTCCTGCAAGTAGATGTCATCGTGTTGAGGAGGAACGAACTGCATTTAGAGGCGTACATGGCCCccaagatagatgcatacttgtgtagaTCCGTTGTGCCTCCCAGAATACCGAATTCACCCAAGTAACCTCACGTAAACATCCCCCCATACCGCAACCTTCCCTCCTGGTTGAAGTgagtttgctttcagccgtttcccGCCATTCACGCCAACGACCATCTATCCGATGGAGAATAAAACGTCattcatctaaaaaggccaccTTTCGCCACTCCGTGAACatacagttgcggtattggcgtgcaaattgcaAGCTTCGTCgtctatgaacagcagtcagcatgggagcaTAAACCAGGCGCCTAccgtggaggcccatacgcagcaacggtcGCTGAACAGTcttcgaggagacactgttggtacttggttcatctgggcgatcagctgctcaacagttgcacgtctcgcCCGTACAAATCACCGCAGCTGTTGTTCACCCGTGTCATCTAAGGCTTGTAGCGCACTACAGTTGGCTTGGCTCCCGTTTTTGATAGAGCTTTTTTGCCATTTAAGGTACACTTTAACCTCGGTGGCAGGTGAACAGTTtacagccgtttcggaaatgcttccacccttggcgcgGCAGCCAATGCTCATACCCATTTGGACTTTAGATAAAGTGCTCCATTTACACATTACGATAATGAGTGCGCTGATTTTCGGCGACCCCACTACGTGCTTTATATTCCCTCAATTGCAAGTGCTGGCACTTGCCTTCTGTCAGTGGTTATTGTGCGTTGAAGTTAAACATAGGCGaaggtcacgttaatgtgattggGCCATGTATATTGCCACACATTACACTTCTTGGCTCTAACACGGAAAAGGTGTAGAGAAAGGCTTCATGTtgcttcttgtcagaaataatacgAGATGAGTCACAATCTCGGATAAAGGATTTGTCGTTAAGATGTCGTGAATATGAAGAGGCCATATTTTGGTATTGAGCCGAAGTGACGAATGGaattcatagaaaacctaaatcagacagTTTTCAACACGTTCTTCCTGCGAATCAGTCCAGTAAAGATTCCAAATTAATGTCACTAACGTGAAATCATTATCCCATTGTAAATAATGCGGACTGTCGAGATTCATGTAGCTGAAAACAAAGGGTGGAGTTTTCTTTGTTTGTCTAGTGAGAGATATAACCGTGTTTAGTAGATGAGTAACAATAAATACAGGTAAAGAATGTGATCACTATCCTGAATTCGTAGaacgaaaaaaaaatgcaaaactgacCACGTCCGTTGTTACTGCAACGGTAACCGAGATGTATTGTTCAATTTTCAGTACTTCCCTGGACGTCATTGGAGTTGGCGTATCTAAAATGCGGCTACGCAAAGACGTTAAGGACGTAGTTAAAGAGACAAACGGTGCCGGCGTGACTCATTTACTGACTGCAATAGCTATTATTGGCTGTGGGAATGGAATACCGGAGGAGGATCTAAGTAAACTGAGACTGTCAAATATTTCTGAGGTTGAAACGAGACAGTTAGGAAAACTCTCTGTATGTAATCCTCAATCTGATCTCAAAGACGAGGACGTTTGTGAAATTCATGATTTCATTCAGCAGTGCGTTATTGGACGCATGGTTCACTAACAAGGATTACCATCAGATTTATTTAGTAGCGAATCAGTTGGCTTATTAAGCGTGTATTCGTGAAATGATAGAAAATAAAAGTATGGCTGACTGTGTTACTCCACTGTTTTGCACGTTGGAGAACGAAGATTTTCGACTCATTTCTTGGAAGAAAAACTGAAACACTTTTCACATATAAACGGCCTTGCTTTACGTTTGGAATATTGGCCCACTGTTGAATGAATGGCATTTGGCTGCATGATACTCAAAAATAACATCAGGAGAGAAGCGTCTAGTGTGTAGTTTCAGATAACTTGCGAATATTTTATCTCTCTTTTACAACAAAACTATCTAGTCACATCTTGCTCAGCtgacattaaacttcagttacagcgTAGTATATAAATGTAGTAGGTAACGATTATACTGTAGTTCTTTATAATGAATTGCTTTTTGGGACTGTGAGAAATGCCCCGAGCTGTTCAGGtactttatttttttcctttaaataTCCTGTAAATTGCGATGAATCAACTAATTATTCTCAATCTTAAATTGTTATTttcaccagaatcaaaacgacacaGGGCCTATATATCTACTTTTTTTAATTCCTTGAATTTAAgtataattccatttccaaaatcAGCTGTAAAGTCCTCACTAAGAGTATAAGAGAAGACACCTATAAGAAGAGTTTCACAACGCAGAAAAATTTGCTACACATTACGACGTAAAACTAAACTGTGTCACAATAGCTTGTATCTTTTGGGAATACGCAGCTGAAATTTTCGCTATGAATGTACAAAAAATTCTTATTTGCATTTACCGTATAAAAAATTCTTGTTTGCATATACTTCTTAGACTCTACACCATACTGTTTAGAAAACATCTGGTGTCTTTAACGATTCCTTCAATCTTATTGCATACGTTGCTGtacgtaaaaaatttatttattatgttgttgtttctCTGTATGTCCCGGTAATATCTATAATCCGAAATTTGCCAAGAGTTGGTGTCTGCTTGAGCAGCTTTTTCTTCCGAAGATTAGTTACAAATGTATGTATTTTTGTGAATAAATTCGTATCTCTGCACTCACTTGCTTTTTTATTTCATAACGTGTATAACATATTTTCCAGATTGAC carries:
- the LOC126235360 gene encoding uncharacterized protein LOC126235360 yields the protein MTRVAVVVAFFICWAPFHAQRLLAVYAYSSESLRSSATFVTIYQVLTHISGVFYFLGTAINPLLYHIMSHKFRQAFKETLSELCGWRRRKRRPRRAYSAVSPGHKAPARSLPQQCYQHHNHHQQQAAAAARPAGRRADACGEQLALLQRATPPRAASNDSQATLTTSLSRISIGADELPAAAAAADRRLDANGCCHHKLELISEHYSNERTSDGNAPAAAEERSSVSSLAKKIRDGTRTIFKRDVATSTASATPANASEQRPLPEPGRRSPKLRHADSLHLSIDSAKSTISNSSLQDMDEMEFDSSELAHYMGELNEQGLAR